The Rhodanobacter sp. LX-99 genome segment TTCAGCCTGGCCGCAGGCAAGGGCCTGTCGATCTACGAAGGCGGACTGCTGCTGGCGCGCGACCCGTCGCTGCGCGAGCGGCTGGCGCGCACCGCCGCACGCCTCGTGCCGCACAACTCCGGCATGGAATGGAAGCGCCGCATCGAACTGCTCGGCTACGCCGCGCTGTACCGGCCGTGGGGCTTGCGCCTGGCGTATGGCAACCCCCTTCGTCGTGCCCTGCGCCGTGGCGATCCGGTCGCCGCCGTGGGCGACGACTTCCCGCTGACGATTCCGCTGCATCGCGTCGGCCGCTGGCGCCAGGCCGTCGGCGCACGCGCCGCCGACCGTCTGCCGGCGTTCCTCGACCGGCTGTCGGCGCAGGCACGGCGGCGATTGCCGCGACTGCGCCAGATCGGCGGCGTCGAGCTGCTCGACGATCCCGCTGGTGCACATGGCACCTGGCCGTTTTTACTGCTATTGCTACCCGATCAAAAAAGTCGCGATGCCGCGCTGGATCAGTTGTGGTCATCCGGCTACGGCGTCAGCCGTCTGTTCATCCACGCCCTGCCCGACTACGCCTATCTCGCCGGCATCGTGCCTGCGCAGGATGTGCCGCAGGCCCGTGATTTCGCCGCACGCAGCCTCACCATCGGCAACAGTCCATGGATGACCGACGCGGATTTCGAGGCAGTCTGCGGTGCGCTGGAAGCCGTACTGCGCTGAGCTCAACCGGAGCGCCGCGCGATGGCGGCCAGAAGCTGCAGGTTCAGCGCGTGCTGCTGCGCCTGCCAGTCGTTCAACTGCGCCGGATCGACGGCCGGTTGCGC includes the following:
- a CDS encoding DegT/DnrJ/EryC1/StrS family aminotransferase; translation: MLPRRLHELPPTAGLPLRLGDLRPGAPTLADGVAALLGTPPLQLECSGTAALLIALTTLRELQPQRRRVVVPAFTCPLVAIAVQQAGLELQLCDLKPGHYDMDPAALRAACDERTLAIMPTHLAGRVADVDDTLAVARQVGAYVIEDAAQALGARRNGASVGLAGDVGFFSLAAGKGLSIYEGGLLLARDPSLRERLARTAARLVPHNSGMEWKRRIELLGYAALYRPWGLRLAYGNPLRRALRRGDPVAAVGDDFPLTIPLHRVGRWRQAVGARAADRLPAFLDRLSAQARRRLPRLRQIGGVELLDDPAGAHGTWPFLLLLLPDQKSRDAALDQLWSSGYGVSRLFIHALPDYAYLAGIVPAQDVPQARDFAARSLTIGNSPWMTDADFEAVCGALEAVLR